A stretch of the Acyrthosiphon pisum isolate AL4f chromosome A2, pea_aphid_22Mar2018_4r6ur, whole genome shotgun sequence genome encodes the following:
- the LOC107884034 gene encoding uncharacterized protein LOC107884034 — MKCLLIILIVFVIVVDSDTSKRLFLPQLPIGEYRVNVLGVIRCDSIQSNDQIKFNLYLSKTSANTSEIKGNITNSVPVDDSLDVEINMAVKDSIGGWKENAHIFKKSKACSSIKSFFGDSWTQITDSLGIYNATCPIPAGLYRGPGLNTDEHLFSNFPKKFFYGTYKMRVHYEKNNIVYGCITFVLEVKRPWETD; from the exons ATGAAGTGTTTACTAATCAttcttattgtttttgtaattgttgTTGATTCGGATACAAGTAAACGTCTGTTTTTACCACAATTACCAATT GGCGAATACCGAGTTAATGTATTGGGAGTTATACGCTGTGATTCAATCCAGTCGAATGACCAAATCAAATTTAATCTTTACTTAAGCAAAACGTCGGCCAACACTTCAGAAATCAAAGGAAACATTACCAATAGCGTTCCAGTGGATGACTCTCTTGAT GTTGAAATCAATATGGCAGTAAAAGATTCTATCGGTGGTTGGAAGGAGAATGCGCATATATTTAAGAAATCCAAAGCTTGCTCATCAATCAAATCGTTCTTCGGTGACTCGTGGACTCAAATAACGGATAGCTTAGGAATATACAACGCCACTTGTCCTATTCCCGCG GGACTTTATAGAGGACCAGGCTTGAATACTGATGAACacttattttccaattttcccaaGAAATTTTTTTACGGAACATACAAAATGCGTGttcattatgaaaaaaataatatagtctatggctgtataacttttgttttagaGGTAAAACGGCCTTGGGAAActgattaa